One segment of Nostoc piscinale CENA21 DNA contains the following:
- a CDS encoding hemerythrin domain-containing protein, with product MVSTLDDTKRNAIASKLASIKLVQQLLIENEELFLRESTDSEISDRIRNFLEDDRKNLGIIETVIVQYGIQQEPKQTVQQMVEQVRKLMQGSELSFYEKVSQHELLKHQQVMSGLLVHKAAQKVGADVMAAIGPINPVNFENRAHQEQLKGILEILGVRELTGQNADQGIWARVQDAIAAFSGAVGSAVTQSSDKQDMNIQDVIRLDHNKVNILFTELLQSNDPQKIQEYFGQIYKDLTAHAEAEEEVVYPRVRSFYGEGDTQELYDEQAEMKRLLNQIKGISPSTSEFKDRIRNLMDIVGDHVRQEESTMFAAIRNNLNTQQSEQLATEFKAAKAKIQQRLGGTATGANI from the coding sequence ATGGTATCAACTTTAGATGATACAAAACGCAATGCTATTGCTAGTAAATTAGCTAGTATTAAATTGGTTCAACAGTTATTGATTGAAAATGAAGAGCTATTTTTGAGAGAGTCTACCGATAGTGAAATCTCTGATCGGATTCGCAATTTCCTTGAAGATGACCGCAAAAATCTGGGCATTATAGAAACTGTAATTGTGCAGTATGGTATTCAGCAAGAGCCGAAACAAACTGTTCAACAAATGGTTGAACAAGTTCGTAAATTGATGCAAGGCTCTGAACTGAGTTTCTACGAAAAAGTATCCCAGCACGAACTATTAAAGCATCAACAAGTTATGAGTGGCTTGTTAGTACATAAAGCAGCACAAAAAGTTGGTGCTGATGTGATGGCAGCAATTGGGCCTATTAATCCTGTTAACTTTGAAAACCGCGCTCACCAAGAACAACTCAAAGGTATTCTAGAAATATTAGGTGTGCGTGAGTTAACTGGACAAAATGCAGACCAAGGAATTTGGGCCAGAGTTCAAGATGCGATCGCAGCGTTTAGCGGCGCAGTAGGTAGTGCTGTTACCCAAAGTTCAGACAAACAAGATATGAACATCCAAGACGTGATTCGCTTGGATCATAACAAGGTAAATATCTTGTTTACTGAATTGCTCCAAAGCAATGATCCTCAAAAGATTCAAGAATACTTTGGTCAAATCTACAAAGATTTAACTGCCCATGCTGAAGCTGAAGAGGAAGTAGTTTACCCTAGAGTCCGTTCCTTCTATGGCGAAGGCGACACCCAAGAACTTTATGATGAACAAGCTGAAATGAAGCGGCTTTTAAACCAAATTAAAGGTATTAGTCCTTCAACCTCTGAATTTAAAGATAGAATTAGGAATTTGATGGATATCGTTGGCGACCACGTTCGTCAAGAAGAAAGTACAATGTTTGCTGCCATCCGCAACAATTTGAATACTCAACAAAGTGAGCAACTCGCTACAGAATTTAAAGCAGCTAAAGCCAAAATTCAACAACGATTGGGTGGAACTGCAACTGGAGCAAATATCTAA
- a CDS encoding type II toxin-antitoxin system HicB family antitoxin, translating into MNQLKYQMVIQWSEDDDCFLVGFPDFPGQRWRTHGDTYESAVANGIEALESLIIAYEAAGDPLPQPTVFNAA; encoded by the coding sequence ATGAATCAACTCAAGTACCAAATGGTGATTCAGTGGTCAGAAGATGATGATTGCTTCTTGGTAGGATTTCCTGATTTCCCTGGACAACGTTGGCGCACTCATGGGGATACTTACGAGTCAGCTGTTGCCAATGGCATTGAAGCACTGGAATCTTTAATTATTGCTTATGAAGCTGCGGGAGATCCACTGCCACAGCCAACCGTGTTTAACGCTGCATAA
- a CDS encoding DUF2809 domain-containing protein, protein MRHNSNSKIFMIFSLLIVTAVGFLFKYYPGLGRQWFNNNGSAIFYEIFWCLLAFWFFNSRKAIVQIPIWVFVITCILEFLQLWHPPILEAMRATLIGKLLLGNTFSWWDFPHYVFGCILGWLWLRKLREIDNNAKKSQGQT, encoded by the coding sequence ATGCGTCACAACAGTAACTCAAAAATATTTATGATATTTTCCTTGCTCATCGTCACAGCGGTGGGCTTTTTATTTAAATATTATCCAGGTCTGGGTCGTCAGTGGTTTAATAACAATGGTTCAGCGATATTTTACGAAATATTTTGGTGTCTGTTAGCATTTTGGTTTTTCAACAGTCGCAAAGCAATAGTACAAATTCCTATTTGGGTGTTTGTGATTACTTGTATACTAGAATTTCTCCAACTTTGGCATCCACCAATATTAGAAGCGATGCGAGCTACATTAATCGGTAAATTATTACTGGGCAATACTTTTTCTTGGTGGGATTTTCCTCATTATGTATTTGGTTGTATTTTAGGTTGGTTGTGGCTAAGAAAATTAAGGGAAATAGACAATAATGCAAAAAAGAGTCAAGGTCAAACCTAA
- a CDS encoding DUF2231 domain-containing protein — protein sequence METSETTSASSPFPNIPPIIESDDREYRDTGVPSTVAIAGHPLHPLSVIFPIAFLAAALGSDFGYWLTRDFFWARASLWLIGLGLVGGLIAAAIGLSDFLKIERVRKRTAGWAHMILNVSLLVLTLFNFILRWGDAEARILPWGLLISLVVGTLTSVSGWFGAELSYRHKIGVVGAGSKRYP from the coding sequence ATGGAAACTTCAGAAACAACATCGGCTTCTAGCCCTTTTCCCAATATTCCGCCAATTATTGAGAGTGATGATCGAGAGTATCGTGATACTGGCGTACCTAGCACAGTAGCGATCGCAGGACATCCCTTACACCCTTTAAGTGTAATTTTTCCGATAGCATTTTTAGCCGCAGCTTTGGGAAGCGATTTTGGCTATTGGCTAACTCGTGATTTCTTCTGGGCGAGGGCTTCCTTGTGGTTGATTGGACTCGGACTAGTTGGAGGTTTAATTGCTGCTGCGATTGGGTTAAGCGACTTTTTAAAAATTGAGCGAGTCCGGAAACGCACAGCGGGCTGGGCGCACATGATCCTGAATGTTTCTCTTCTAGTCTTAACGCTGTTTAACTTTATTTTGCGTTGGGGTGACGCAGAAGCCAGGATTTTACCTTGGGGATTATTAATATCTCTGGTAGTGGGAACGTTGACTAGTGTTTCTGGGTGGTTTGGTGCAGAACTCTCCTATCGCCATAAAATTGGTGTAGTAGGGGCTGGTAGTAAAAGATATCCATAA
- a CDS encoding DUF167 domain-containing protein produces the protein MQKRVKVKPNSKQQKVEEQADGSLTVYLKSPPTNGKANEELIKVLADKFDVPKSYVSIKSGLFSRQKLIEIQIGI, from the coding sequence ATGCAAAAAAGAGTCAAGGTCAAACCTAATTCCAAACAACAAAAAGTTGAAGAGCAAGCAGATGGAAGTTTAACTGTATATTTAAAATCGCCGCCGACTAACGGAAAAGCCAATGAAGAATTAATTAAGGTTTTAGCGGATAAATTTGATGTGCCAAAGTCTTATGTCAGCATTAAATCAGGGTTATTTTCTCGACAAAAGCTAATTGAAATTCAAATTGGAATTTAG
- a CDS encoding DUF2993 domain-containing protein, with translation MSESPGIGEQALNKAAEIGLSSQLDEVENLDVNIKTDPLKMVQGQVDAVQISGEGLVMQKDLRMEELEMQMGNVAINPLSVAFGKIELTKPTEASARVVLTENDINRAFNSEYVRSQLQNQKVDIDGQSMNIETQSVDVRLLDNQKIGLNATIQLTETGETQKVAFSAIPKVSGNGQTVSLENVEYGEGDEISPELTKALIDQTSEILNLSNFDLEGMSLRVKQIEVEPSKLTLQAEAYVEQIPSA, from the coding sequence ATGTCAGAAAGTCCTGGGATAGGAGAGCAAGCACTAAATAAAGCTGCCGAAATAGGATTATCTAGCCAGTTGGATGAGGTTGAAAATCTAGATGTCAATATTAAAACTGATCCACTAAAAATGGTTCAGGGACAAGTAGATGCAGTACAAATATCAGGCGAAGGTTTAGTGATGCAGAAAGACCTCCGAATGGAGGAATTAGAAATGCAAATGGGCAATGTTGCCATTAATCCTTTAAGTGTAGCTTTTGGCAAAATTGAACTAACCAAACCTACAGAAGCTAGTGCAAGAGTTGTGTTAACTGAAAATGATATCAACCGTGCTTTTAATTCTGAATATGTACGATCCCAACTTCAAAACCAGAAAGTGGATATCGATGGTCAATCTATGAATATAGAAACCCAATCTGTAGACGTTCGCTTACTTGATAATCAAAAGATAGGGTTAAATGCAACTATTCAATTAACAGAAACCGGCGAAACTCAAAAAGTTGCCTTTTCTGCAATACCTAAAGTCAGTGGTAATGGACAAACTGTATCTTTAGAAAATGTCGAGTATGGTGAAGGGGATGAAATCTCACCAGAATTGACAAAAGCTTTAATTGATCAAACCAGCGAAATTCTAAATTTATCTAATTTCGATTTAGAAGGTATGAGCTTGCGAGTTAAGCAAATAGAAGTAGAACCAAGTAAATTAACTCTGCAAGCAGAAGCTTATGTAGAACAGATTCCCTCGGCTTAA
- the dhaK gene encoding dihydroxyacetone kinase subunit DhaK, protein MKKLINQPEDFVRESLAGMAVAHSDLIKVNYDPTFAYRANATKPGKVAVISGGGSGHEPMHAGFVGTGMLDAACPGEVFTSPTPDQMLAAAQKVDSGAGILYIVKNYSGDVMNFEMATELARSESIRALSILIDDDVAVKDSLYTQGRRGVGTTVLAEKICGAAAEQGYDLQQVADLCRRVNLNGRSMGIALTSCTVPARGTPTFTLSDREMEIGIGIHGEPGRERIDVKSADEIAEILTQTIIDDVGYSRVVREWDENQGEWVDVELIDPPLQRGDRLLAFVNSMGGTPISELYLIYRKLAEICDKQGMIIVRNLIGPYITSLEMQGCSITLLKLDDELLQLWDAPVHTANLRWGI, encoded by the coding sequence ATGAAAAAGCTGATTAATCAGCCAGAAGACTTCGTAAGAGAAAGTCTAGCTGGGATGGCGGTGGCTCATTCGGATTTAATCAAAGTCAACTATGATCCCACTTTTGCTTATCGAGCTAATGCAACCAAACCAGGGAAAGTTGCAGTTATTTCTGGTGGAGGTAGTGGACATGAACCGATGCACGCAGGGTTTGTGGGTACCGGAATGCTAGATGCAGCTTGTCCGGGAGAGGTATTTACGTCACCTACCCCTGACCAGATGCTGGCTGCTGCTCAAAAAGTAGATAGTGGAGCGGGTATTCTTTATATTGTCAAAAATTATAGTGGCGATGTGATGAATTTTGAGATGGCAACGGAGTTAGCCAGAAGTGAAAGTATCCGTGCGCTCAGTATTTTGATTGACGACGATGTGGCAGTGAAGGATAGTTTATATACCCAAGGTCGTCGCGGTGTAGGAACGACAGTGTTAGCAGAGAAAATTTGTGGTGCGGCGGCTGAACAAGGTTATGACTTGCAACAAGTAGCAGATTTGTGTCGTCGGGTAAATCTGAATGGGCGAAGTATGGGAATTGCTTTAACATCTTGTACTGTACCAGCGAGGGGTACTCCAACATTTACATTAAGCGATCGCGAAATGGAAATTGGCATTGGGATTCATGGTGAACCGGGAAGGGAAAGAATTGATGTAAAATCAGCAGATGAGATTGCAGAGATATTAACCCAAACAATTATTGATGATGTTGGCTACAGTCGAGTGGTACGAGAGTGGGATGAAAATCAAGGCGAGTGGGTTGATGTGGAATTGATTGATCCACCTTTGCAAAGAGGCGATCGCTTGTTAGCCTTTGTTAATAGTATGGGTGGTACGCCCATTTCCGAACTTTATCTGATTTATCGTAAGCTGGCAGAAATCTGCGACAAACAGGGAATGATCATTGTCCGCAACTTAATCGGCCCTTACATCACATCTTTAGAAATGCAAGGTTGCTCAATTACATTGCTGAAGTTGGACGATGAACTCTTGCAGTTATGGGATGCACCAGTACATACAGCAAATCTGCGTTGGGGTATTTAA
- a CDS encoding carbon-nitrogen hydrolase family protein, giving the protein MKSYLAAAIQMTSVPDLYKNLAQAEELIELAVRRGAELVGLPENFSFMGEEKDKLAQAATITRETEQFLKKMAQRFQVTILGGSFPVLVEETGKVYNTSTLIDQSGLEVVRYQKVHLFDVNVPDGNTYRESSTVVAGTQLPSVYFSPELGGIGLSVCYDVRFPELYRHLSSKGADVMFIPAAFTAFTGKDHWQVLLQARAIENTCYVIAPAQTGTNYARRQTHGHAVIIDPWGVILADAGEKPGIAIAEINPSRLEQVRRQMPSLQHRVFG; this is encoded by the coding sequence ATGAAGTCTTATTTAGCCGCCGCTATTCAAATGACAAGTGTGCCTGATTTATACAAAAATTTGGCACAGGCAGAAGAATTGATTGAGCTTGCTGTGCGTCGAGGTGCTGAATTAGTTGGGCTACCAGAAAACTTTTCTTTTATGGGAGAAGAAAAAGATAAACTCGCCCAAGCTGCAACCATCACCCGCGAAACAGAACAGTTTCTCAAAAAAATGGCTCAACGCTTCCAAGTCACAATTTTAGGCGGTAGCTTTCCTGTTTTGGTAGAAGAGACAGGCAAAGTTTATAATACTTCCACCTTAATTGACCAAAGTGGTTTAGAAGTTGTCCGTTACCAAAAGGTACATTTATTTGATGTGAATGTTCCCGATGGTAATACTTATCGTGAATCTAGCACTGTAGTAGCTGGTACACAACTGCCTTCAGTATATTTTTCCCCAGAACTGGGCGGTATTGGTCTTTCTGTTTGTTATGATGTGCGCTTTCCAGAATTGTATCGCCATCTATCCAGCAAGGGAGCCGATGTAATGTTTATTCCTGCAGCGTTTACTGCTTTTACTGGCAAAGACCACTGGCAAGTATTATTACAAGCAAGAGCAATTGAAAATACTTGTTATGTGATTGCACCAGCCCAAACTGGAACAAACTACGCTCGTCGCCAAACCCACGGCCATGCTGTAATTATTGATCCTTGGGGAGTCATTTTAGCTGATGCTGGGGAAAAACCCGGAATTGCGATCGCAGAAATCAATCCCTCACGTTTAGAACAAGTACGTCGCCAAATGCCATCTTTACAACACCGCGTGTTTGGCTAA
- a CDS encoding lysylphosphatidylglycerol synthase transmembrane domain-containing protein, with protein sequence MTKVMKQFLRWLILGGTLFFVTKALKDNWAGVTSIKIDAAGWAILAIATGVTLLAHTWAGWIWTWVLRDLNQPVPSIPFVQAYLKTNIAKYLPGNVWHYYGRIMAAKNANVSGGVATISVLLEPLLMAAAALMIVVVFGSQLAVSQTNFSLRILQFVILVVILCGIHPWFLNPLIHLLYKLKNKKSPNRNQSQVTINLERYPFRPLLGEVVFLGMRSLGFILTMLAIYPINLSQFPLLFGGFSIAWLLGLIVPGAPGGIGVFEATAIALLQNRFPSSVVISAIALYRLISILAETSGAALAWLDERSVKSNS encoded by the coding sequence ATGACCAAAGTTATGAAGCAATTTTTACGCTGGCTGATTTTGGGTGGGACGCTGTTTTTTGTTACCAAAGCCTTAAAGGATAATTGGGCAGGGGTGACAAGTATCAAAATCGATGCAGCAGGATGGGCAATTTTAGCGATCGCCACGGGCGTAACTTTATTAGCACATACTTGGGCTGGCTGGATTTGGACTTGGGTTTTACGTGATTTAAATCAACCTGTACCATCTATTCCATTTGTTCAAGCTTACTTAAAAACTAATATTGCCAAATATCTTCCGGGTAATGTTTGGCATTATTATGGGCGCATTATGGCTGCCAAAAATGCCAATGTTTCTGGAGGTGTAGCAACTATTAGTGTGTTATTAGAACCACTCCTGATGGCAGCAGCCGCTTTAATGATTGTGGTTGTATTCGGTAGTCAGTTGGCTGTGAGTCAAACTAATTTCTCTCTAAGAATATTACAATTTGTAATTTTAGTTGTGATACTTTGTGGTATACATCCTTGGTTCTTAAACCCCCTAATTCACCTTTTATACAAATTAAAAAATAAAAAATCGCCTAATAGAAATCAGTCACAAGTGACTATCAATCTTGAACGTTATCCCTTTCGCCCCTTGTTAGGAGAAGTAGTATTTTTAGGAATGCGTAGTTTGGGGTTTATTTTGACTATGTTGGCAATTTACCCGATAAATCTTAGCCAATTTCCTTTATTATTTGGGGGTTTTAGTATTGCTTGGCTATTAGGGCTAATAGTTCCCGGTGCGCCAGGGGGGATAGGTGTATTTGAAGCCACAGCGATCGCACTTTTACAAAATCGTTTTCCTTCATCTGTGGTAATCAGTGCGATCGCTTTATATCGTCTCATCAGCATCTTAGCGGAAACGTCTGGCGCAGCTTTAGCTTGGCTAGATGAACGTTCGGTTAAAAGCAATAGCTAA
- a CDS encoding 2Fe-2S iron-sulfur cluster-binding protein, translating to MSVSIRFLPDDVAINAEVGEALLDVAQRAGVFIPTGCLMGSCHACTVELEDGDVIRACLSAVPPTDEELRIHIFSDPTW from the coding sequence ATGAGTGTTAGCATTCGATTTTTACCAGATGATGTCGCCATTAACGCCGAAGTGGGAGAAGCACTCCTAGATGTAGCGCAACGCGCTGGAGTTTTTATTCCCACTGGCTGTCTCATGGGTTCATGTCACGCCTGTACTGTAGAACTTGAAGATGGCGATGTCATTCGCGCTTGCCTTTCCGCAGTTCCGCCAACCGATGAGGAGTTGAGAATACATATATTTAGCGACCCAACTTGGTAG